The Lycium ferocissimum isolate CSIRO_LF1 chromosome 1, AGI_CSIRO_Lferr_CH_V1, whole genome shotgun sequence genome includes a region encoding these proteins:
- the LOC132052495 gene encoding endo-1,3;1,4-beta-D-glucanase-like gives MSGPQCCENPPALSSSTGHGSVLELGGLKTYVSGSSNSKQAILLVSDIFGYEAPNLRMLADKVAAGGYYVVVPDFLYGDPYNPENTEKPIPVWLQSHGPDKGFEDAKQVIAALKDKGISAIGAAGFCWGAKVVVQLAKSDNIQAAVLLHPSFVSVDDIKQVKTPIAILGAEIDKMSPPELCKQFEEILSSKPEVECFVKVYPGVAHGWTVRYNVEDKKAVQSAEEAHQDMLDWFTKHVK, from the exons ATGTCAGGGCCTCAGTGTTGTGAGAACCCACCAGCTCTGAGCTCAAGCACCGGACATGGGTCTGTACTTGAACTTGGGGGACTTAAAACATACGTGTCTGGTTCTTCCAATTCCAAACAAGCCATCCTCCTCGTCTCCGACATTTTTG GTTATGAAGCACCAAATCTGAG GATGCTTGCTGACAAAGTTGCAGCTGGGGGTTACTATGTGGTGGTTCCCGATTTTCTTTATGGGGATCCTTATAATCCTGAAAATACGGAGAAGCCTATACCAGTCTGGTTACAATCACATGGACCA GATAAAGGATTTGAAGATGCAAAGCAGGTTATTGCAGCTTTAAAAGATAAAGGCATATCTGCAATTGGAGCAGCAGGGTTTTGCTGGGGTG CCAAGGTGGTTGTTCAACTAGCAAAGTCTGACAACATTCAAGCTGCTGTGCTATTGCACCCATCATTTGTCTCTGTGGACGATATTAAGC AGGTGAAGACACCAATAGCTATTTTAGGAGCTGAGATAGATAAAATGTCTCCTCCTGAGCTTTGTAAGCAGTTTGAGGAGATTTTATCATCAAAACCTGAG GTGGAGTGCTTTGTGAAAGTTTATCCTGGTGTTGCCCATGGGTGGACAGTGAGATACAACGTTGAGGACAAGAAGGCTGTGCAGAGTGCTGAAGAAGCTCATCAGGACATGTTGGACTGGTTTACCAAGCATGTCAAGTGA
- the LOC132029470 gene encoding endo-1,3;1,4-beta-D-glucanase-like, translating into MAGHQCCMNAPTLSSSSGNGSVIQLGGFNTYVSGCSASLFAIILVSDIFGYEAPNLRNLADKVAAKGYYVVVPDFLYGDPYNPENTERPLPVWIQSHGTDKGFEDAKQVVAALKDKGVSAIGAVGFCWGGKVVTDLAKSDDIQAAALLHPAFVKVDDIKEVKEPIAILAAENDSISPPELIKQFEEILSSKPEVDSFVKIFPSVEHGWTLRYNVEDKEAVRSAEKAHRDMLHWLTKYVM; encoded by the exons ATGGCGGGGCATCAATGCTGCATGAATGCACCAACATTGAGCTCAAGTAGCGGAAATGGGAGTGTTATACAACTTGGAGGCTTCAACACATACGTCTCTGGCTGTTCGGCTTCCTTATTTGCCATCATCCTCGTCTCCGACATTTTTG GTTATGAAGCACCAAATCTGAG GAATCTTGCTGACAAAGTTGCCGCTAAAGGATACTATGTCGTAGTTCCTGATTTTCTTTATGGCGATCCGTATAATCCTGAAAATACGGAGAGGCCTTTACCGGTCTGGATACAATCACATGGAACA GATAAAGGATTTGAAGATGCAAAACAGGTTGTTGCAGCTCTAAAAGATAAAGGTGTATCTGCAATTGGAGCTGTAGGGTTTTGCTGGGGTG GGAAGGTAGTTACTGACCTAGCTAAGTCTGATGACATTCAAGCTGCAGCACTATTGCACCCAGCATTTGTCAAAGTTGATGATATTAAAG AGGTTAAGGAACCAATAGCTATTTTAGCTGCTGAGAATGATAGCATCTCTCCTCCGGAGCTTATTAAGCAGTTTGAGGAGATTTTATCATCAAAACCTGAG GTGGATAGCTTTGTCAAAATCTTTCCTAGTGTTGAGCATGGATGGACATTGAGATACAATGTGGAAGACAAAGAGGCTGTGCGGAGTGCTGAAAAAGCCCACCGGGACATGTTACATTGGCTTACCAAGTATGTCATGTGA
- the LOC132029479 gene encoding heavy metal-associated isoprenylated plant protein 32-like codes for MEPFAEVSCILKVDVHCDACKMKMVEVLSAVCGVYALTINAEKGEVNVCGEVDPNLLVKALKGTGKHAEIVSVKLKHPALGTPTPHYNYYRPPYNAYGYNHSALGGPYGYYPTMTMSPYHSMRRPMMEHPHYYGHPSSYPRFRPFYY; via the exons ATGGAGCCCTTTGCAGAGGTG AGTTGCATATTGAAAGTGGATGTCCATTGCGATGCCTGCAAGATGAAGATGGTGGAAGTATTGAGCGCCGTATGCG GAGTGTATGCATTGACAATAAATGCAGAAAAAGGAGAAGTAAATGTTTGTGGGGAAGTTGATCCAAACCTACTTGTGAAAGCACTAAAGGGAACAGGAAAACATGCAGAAATAGTATCAGTGAAGCTGAAGCATCCTGCTCTTGGTACTCCCACACCACATTATAATTATTATCGTCCTCCTTATAATGCCTATGGCTATAACCATAGTGCATTAGGAGGACCCTATGGCTACTACCCCACAATGACAATGAGCCCATACCACTCAATGAGAAGACCTATGATGGAGCATCCTCACTACTATGGCCATCCTTCCTCATATCCTAG GTTTCGCCCATTTTATTACTAA